A region of Catenibacterium mitsuokai DNA encodes the following proteins:
- the rpsT gene encoding 30S ribosomal protein S20, which yields MANMKQQIKRYKNDNEKRLANNAVKSALKTSIKKVLKAVEEGNKEVATKEFNDCTRQLDSSVTKHIHHKNYASRQKARLQKKINSIG from the coding sequence ATGGCAAACATGAAACAGCAGATTAAACGTTATAAAAACGATAATGAAAAAAGATTAGCAAACAACGCAGTAAAGAGCGCTTTAAAGACTTCAATCAAGAAGGTATTAAAGGCTGTAGAAGAAGGTAACAAGGAAGTTGCTACTAAGGAATTTAACGATTGCACAAGACAGTTAGATTCATCTGTAACTAAGCATATCCATCACAAGAACTATGCTAGCAGACAGAAAGCAAGACTTCAGAAGAAAATTAACTCAATCGGATAA
- the fmt gene encoding methionyl-tRNA formyltransferase, protein MSKKIVFMGTASFSLKVLQMLLENKYDVVGVVTQPDRYVGRKKVLTMSDVKQEALKHDIPVLQPERIRNDYQAVLDLKPDLIITAAYGQIVPTAVLEAPRLGCVNVHASLLPLYRGGAPVHRAIIDGRTETGVTIMYMAEKMDAGDIISQKSTPITDDDNLEIVYDRLTDIGAELLKDTLPSIFDETNDRIPQNPDEVVYAPIIKREDERLDWNKTAREIFNHVRGLYPHPGTFTTYNGQIVKIYKGEIHDCPNAKEHHKDEKNGTIVKIFKDAIGVKVEDGVFVITEIQLSGKKRMSVKDYLNGKNIFEVGTQFE, encoded by the coding sequence ATGAGTAAAAAAATTGTTTTTATGGGAACTGCATCTTTTTCATTAAAAGTACTGCAGATGTTATTAGAAAATAAATATGATGTTGTGGGTGTTGTCACTCAGCCAGATCGTTATGTAGGAAGAAAGAAAGTACTCACTATGAGTGATGTGAAACAGGAAGCATTAAAACATGATATTCCTGTATTACAGCCAGAACGTATTAGAAATGACTATCAGGCAGTCTTAGATCTAAAGCCTGATTTAATTATTACTGCAGCTTATGGACAGATTGTACCAACTGCTGTATTAGAAGCACCACGTCTAGGATGTGTGAATGTACATGCGTCTTTATTACCACTTTATCGTGGTGGGGCACCAGTGCATCGTGCTATTATTGATGGTCGCACAGAAACAGGTGTGACTATTATGTATATGGCAGAAAAGATGGATGCAGGTGATATTATCTCTCAAAAATCCACACCAATTACAGATGATGATAACTTAGAAATTGTATATGATCGTTTAACTGATATTGGTGCTGAATTATTAAAGGATACATTACCATCTATCTTTGATGAAACAAATGATAGAATTCCACAGAATCCTGATGAAGTTGTTTATGCACCTATTATTAAGAGAGAAGATGAAAGACTTGACTGGAATAAGACAGCAAGAGAAATCTTTAATCACGTAAGAGGCTTATATCCTCATCCGGGTACATTTACCACTTATAATGGACAGATTGTAAAAATCTATAAGGGTGAAATTCATGACTGCCCTAATGCCAAGGAACATCATAAAGATGAAAAGAATGGTACTATCGTTAAGATCTTTAAAGATGCAATTGGGGTAAAGGTAGAAGATGGTGTATTCGTTATTACAGAGATACAGCTTTCTGGTAAGAAACGTATGTCTGTAAAGGATTATTTAAATGGTAAGAATATATTCGAGGTAGGAACTCAGTTTGAGTAG